The genomic interval CCGGAGGCCGTGTCGTCGCGGGCCAGCTCGGCGTCGATCGCCGTCTCGTTCGCCACGCCGTGCGAGGCCAGCGGGGAGAGGAAGGACCAGCGCAGCTCCTGGTCGACGTCGAGACCCTCGATCCGGGCCGTGCCCTCCAGCAGCCCGCCCAGCAGCAGGAAGTCCTCCTCGGACGAGGCGACCGCCGCGAAGAAGCGGGCCCAGGTCAGCTGGTGCTGGCTGCCCGGCTCGGCGGTCCGCAGCTCGTGCAGCGCGCCGTCGGCCAGCGCCCGGCCACCCTCCTCGCGCCAGTCGGGGGCCGCGTAGTTGACCAGCGCGGACTGCGCCCAGGCGTGCAGCATCTGGAGGACGCCGATGTCGCTCTCCCGCCCGGCGAACGCCAGCACCAGCGCGACGAAGTCGCGGGCCGGCAGAGCCGCGTCCCGGGTCAGGTTCCACAGGGCCGACCAGCACAGGGCACGGGCCAGCGGGTCCGTGATCTCGCCCAGGTGGTCGCGCAGCGTGGCCAGCGACCCCTCGTCGAACCGCACCTTGCAGTACGTGAGGTCGTCGTCGTTGACCAGGATCAGGTCGGGCCGCTCGGAGCCGGCCAGGGCCTCCACCACGCTCCGCTCACCGGCCACGTCCACCTCGGCGCGCGCGTAACGCGTCAGCTCGCCCTCGGGCGTACGCCGGTACAGGCCGACCGCGACGCGGTGCGGGCGCAGCTCCGGGTACGCGGCGGTGGCCTCCTGGACGACGGCCAGCTCGGCCAGCTTCCCGTCCGCGTCGTACGTCGGCACGGGGGTGAGCACGTTGACGCCCGCCGTCTGGAGCCACGAGCGCGACCAGGCCGTCATGTCGCGCCCGGACGTCTCGGCCAGCACCGACAGCAGGTCGCCCAGGCGCGTGTTGCCGTAGGCGTGGCTCTTGAAGTAGCGCCGGGCGCCTTCGAGGAACGCGTCGCGCCCCACGTACGCCACCAGCTGCTTGAGCACGGAGGCGCCCTTGGCGTACGTGATCCCGTCGAAGTTCAGCTTGGCGTCCTCCAGGTCACGGATGTCCGCCGTGATGGGGTGGGTGGAGGGCAGCTGGTCGGCGCGGTAGGCCCATGCCTTGCGGTTGTTGGCGAAGGTGATCCAGCCGTTGGTGAAGCGGGTCGCCTCGACCATCGAGAAGGAGCCCATGAAGTCCGCGAAGGACTCCTTCAGCCACAGGTCGTCCCACCACTCCATGGTGACCAGGTCGCCGAACCACATGTGCGCCATCTCGTGCAGGATGACGTTGGCACGCCGCTCATAGGCGGCCGAGGTGACCTTGCCGCGGTAGATGTACTCCTCGCGGAAGGTGACCATGCCCGGGTTCTCCATGGCGCCGAGGTTGTACTCGGGCACGAACGCCTGGTCGTACTTCCCGAAGGGGTACGGGTAGTCGAAGTGGTCGTGGAAGAAGTCCAGGCCCTGCTTGGTGATCAGGAAGACGTCGTCCGCGTCGAAGTGCTTCGCGAGCCCCTTGCGGCACATCGCGCCGAGCGGGATCTCCAGTGTGGTGCCGTCGTCGAACGTACGGCTGTAGTGATCGCTGACGTAGTGGTACGGGCCGGCGACGACTGCCGTGATGTACGTGGAGATCGGCTTCGTCTCGGCGAAGGTCCACACCCCGTCCTTCCGCGACTCCTCGGCCCCGTTGGACCAGACCCGCCAGCCTTCGGGGGCGGTCACCCGGAAGCGGTAGGGGGCCTTGAGGTCGGGCTGTTCGAAGTTGGCGAAGACGCGGCGGGCGTCGGCCGGCTCGTACTGCGTGTAGAGGTAGACCTCGCCGTCCTCCGGGTCGACGAAGCGGTGCATGCCCTCGCCGGTCCGGCTGTACGCGCAGCGGGCGTCGACCACGAGGACGTTCTCGCCCTCGACGAGCCCGTCGAGGGCCACCCGGGTCCCGTCGAACACGACGGCCGGGTCGAGGGCCGTCCCGTTCAGCGTCACCGCGTCCACCCCCGGGGCCACCAGGTCGGCGAAGGTCGAGGCGCCCGCACGGGCGGAGCGGAACCGGATCGTGGTGAGCGACCGGAACGTCCGCGGACCGCCGTCCCCGTCGCCCCCGTCGGCCCCCTCGGGCTCGCCGACGGCGGACCGCAGGTCGAGTTCGACCTCGTATCCGTCGACGGTCAGCAGCTCGGCCCTCTTCTGGGCCTCGTCGCGGGACAGGTTTTCACCGGGCACGGGCACTCCTTCGTGACGCGCGTCAATGTGTCGTGTTCGAACCCATTGATCCTTGCACGCGTCTCCGCCGGGCGGCATGCAGGGAATGGCCGCCGGTCCGGAGGCGTTCTCGCCCGCAGGTGCAACACGCCTTTCTGAGGAGAGACATGTCCGAGAACACCCCGGCCAACGGCAAGACCCCGGTCGACTTCTGGTTCGATCCGCTCTGCCCCTGGGCGTGGATGACCTCGCGCTGGATGCTGGAAGTGGAGAAGGTCCGCGACGTCGAGGTCCGCTGGCACGTGATGAGCCTGGCCGTCCTGAACGAGGACAAGCTGGACGAGCTGCCGGAGGAGTACCGCGACCTCCTGGAGAACAAGGCCTGGGGCCCGGTCCGGGTCGTCGTCGCCGCCCGGCAGCTCCACGGCGACGCGGTCGTCGGCCCCCTCTACACCGCGCTCGGCACCCGCTTCCACAACAACGACGAGGGCCCCACCCGCGAGGCGGTGGCCGCCGCGCTGAAGGACGTCGGCCTCCCCGCCGACCTCGCGGACTACGCCGACTCCGACCGG from Streptomyces sp. CA-278952 carries:
- the pepN gene encoding aminopeptidase N, with the translated sequence MPGENLSRDEAQKRAELLTVDGYEVELDLRSAVGEPEGADGGDGDGGPRTFRSLTTIRFRSARAGASTFADLVAPGVDAVTLNGTALDPAVVFDGTRVALDGLVEGENVLVVDARCAYSRTGEGMHRFVDPEDGEVYLYTQYEPADARRVFANFEQPDLKAPYRFRVTAPEGWRVWSNGAEESRKDGVWTFAETKPISTYITAVVAGPYHYVSDHYSRTFDDGTTLEIPLGAMCRKGLAKHFDADDVFLITKQGLDFFHDHFDYPYPFGKYDQAFVPEYNLGAMENPGMVTFREEYIYRGKVTSAAYERRANVILHEMAHMWFGDLVTMEWWDDLWLKESFADFMGSFSMVEATRFTNGWITFANNRKAWAYRADQLPSTHPITADIRDLEDAKLNFDGITYAKGASVLKQLVAYVGRDAFLEGARRYFKSHAYGNTRLGDLLSVLAETSGRDMTAWSRSWLQTAGVNVLTPVPTYDADGKLAELAVVQEATAAYPELRPHRVAVGLYRRTPEGELTRYARAEVDVAGERSVVEALAGSERPDLILVNDDDLTYCKVRFDEGSLATLRDHLGEITDPLARALCWSALWNLTRDAALPARDFVALVLAFAGRESDIGVLQMLHAWAQSALVNYAAPDWREEGGRALADGALHELRTAEPGSQHQLTWARFFAAVASSEEDFLLLGGLLEGTARIEGLDVDQELRWSFLSPLASHGVANETAIDAELARDDTASGKRHHVRCLASRPSEAVKAQAWAAVVESDKLSNALVEATITGFGQPSQRELLAPYAHRYFEVIERIWAERSIQIGMHVVRGMFPGLQDSPATLAATDAWLGEHEDAAPALRRLVLEARDDLARALRGQECDRAAA
- a CDS encoding mycothiol-dependent nitroreductase Rv2466c family protein, giving the protein MSENTPANGKTPVDFWFDPLCPWAWMTSRWMLEVEKVRDVEVRWHVMSLAVLNEDKLDELPEEYRDLLENKAWGPVRVVVAARQLHGDAVVGPLYTALGTRFHNNDEGPTREAVAAALKDVGLPADLADYADSDRYDTELRASHKEGIDKVGQEVGTPVIAVPGADGEQIAFFGPVVTPAPKGEEAAKLWDGTLLVASIPGFYEIKRTRTQGPIFD